DNA sequence from the Agromyces aureus genome:
TTCGAGGCCGCGGTGCTGAGGCCGAACGAGACCTCGCCCGACGTCTCCTGCAGTTGGGCGATGCCGTCGACCGGCAGCATCCAGCCGCCGTCGACGTCACCCGACTTGAGGGCGTTCACGCGCGCCGTGGCGTCGCCCATGAAGACGAAGCGCACCTCGCCCGACTTCGCCTTCAGCGAGTCGTCCCAGTAGTCGTCGTACCGGGTGAGGGTGATCGACTCCCCCGACTGCCACTCGGTGAGCTCGAACGGGCCCGTGCAGTTCACGAGGCCGGTCGAGTTGCCGTAGTCGGCGCCCTTCTCGGCCAGGGTCGCGGCCGACTCGATGACGCCCGCCGACCCGCCCATGCCCTGGTTGAACTGGGTGTCGGGGATCGTCGTGGTGACGGTGACCTCACGGTCGCCCGTCTGCTCGATCGATGCGACGTTCTGGTAGACGGAGAACCACGAGGAGCCGACCGCGGGGTCGATGTGGCGGCTCATCGAGGCGACGACATCGGCCGCGGTGAGCGGGGTCCCGTCGTGGAACGTGACGCCGTCGCGGATCGTGTACACCCAAGTCGTCGGGGTCGGGTTCTCGAACGACTCGGCGAGGCCGGGCGTCAGGGTGTAGTCGGGGTTCAGTCGGAGGAGCGACTCGCACACGTTCGCGAGCACCTGGTTGTCGGCGTAGTCGAACGCGTAGGCGTAGTCGAGCGAGTAGGGCTCGCCGTAGCTGACCCAGCTGAACGAGTCGATGTCGCCCGACGGGGCGTCGGTCTGGGCCGTGAGCTCCCACTCGGGGGCCGAGGTCGGGCTCTCGGCCTCGGGGGTGCAGCCGGTGAGGGCCAGCGCGCCGGCGGTCAACCCTGCGATGAGCAGGATGCCGCGGCGGCCGTGGCGGGATCGGGTGGGGGTCATGCGTGGCTCCTCGACTGGTTCTCGATGCGGGTGTAGACCTGCTCGCCCTCGATCCACGTGGACGCCACCGCAGCACGGTGGAGGTCCTCGGAGGCCAGGGTGAACGGGTCGGGGTCGATGACCACGAGGTTCGCGAGGTAGCCCTCGCGCACGTGGCCCGTGTCGTGCTCGCGGTGGTTCACGTAGGCGCTGCCCGACGTGTACGCGGCCAGTGCCGTGGCGAGGTCGAGCCGCTGGTGCTCGCCGCCGAGCGGTACGGCGCCGTCGCCGAGGTCGGGAGCGATGCGGGTCACGGCGATGTGGATCGCTGCGAGCGGATCCGCCGTCGAGACCGGCCAGTCGCTGCCGGCCGCGAGGCGCGCACCATCACGGACGAGATCGCCGAAGGGGTACTGGCGGTCGACGGCGCCGTCCTGCAGGAACGGGAGGGTGAGCACGTCGATCTGGGTCTCGTGCGTGGCCCAGAGCATCTGCAGGTTGGCGATCGCGTCAAGTTCGGCGAAGCGGGCGGTATCGGCCTCGGCGACGATCTGGAGGTGCGCGAGGTGGTGGCGCCCGTCGCTCGGGCCGTTCGCGTCGCGGGCCGCCTCGACCGCGTCGAGGGCCTCTCGGACGGCGCGGTCGCCCAGCGCGTGCATGTGCACCTGCATGCCCGCGGCATCCAGGGTCTGGACCGCCTGGCGCAGCACGGCCGGGTCGAGGAAGGAGATGCCGCTGTTCGCGGTGTCGTGGCCGTGCCCGTCGCGGTAGGGGGCGAGCATCGCCGCCGTCTGATTCTCGGCGACGCCGTCGACCATGATCTTCACGGTGCCGAGCGAGAGGCGGTCGGGGTCGACACGGCCGGCGAGCTCATCGCGAAGGCGCACCATCTGCTCGGCCTGCTCGAGTCCGCCGGAGCGCTCCCACCATTGCGCTCCGACGACGTGCACGCGCAGGGTTCCCTCCTCCACGGCGCGGAGGTACGCGCCGGTCGGGTCGGAGATGCCCGCCGATGCGCCGGCGACCATGGCGTCCTGCCAGCCGGTCACGCCGAGCGAGAGCAGGAGCTCCTGCGCGCGGAGCAGGCCGCGGTACGACAACTCCTCGGTGCCTTCGGGCCGAACGGCGCCGAAGAGCTCGCCGGCACCCTCGTGGAACGTGCCGGCCGGGGCGCCGTCGGCCTCGCGCTCGATGCGGCCGTCGGCCGGGTCGGGCGTCGACGCGTCGATGCCCGCGAGTCGGACCGCGGCGGTGTTGGCCCACGCGCTGTGGTGGTCGCGGCTCATGAGGTACACGGGCCGGTCGGGCACGACGGCGTCGAGGAGGGCGCGGTCGGGCGCGCCTCCGGCGAAGTGGTCCATC
Encoded proteins:
- a CDS encoding amidohydrolase, with the translated sequence MAVDVLFTGGAVFTGTGSPLHGLAVGLTGDRITTIVPEAESAALIGPGTRVIDLEGRLLAPGFQDAHIHPVGGGVELLQCDLTGATDAADAVARVAAYAAANPDEPWILGGGWSMDHFAGGAPDRALLDAVVPDRPVYLMSRDHHSAWANTAAVRLAGIDASTPDPADGRIEREADGAPAGTFHEGAGELFGAVRPEGTEELSYRGLLRAQELLLSLGVTGWQDAMVAGASAGISDPTGAYLRAVEEGTLRVHVVGAQWWERSGGLEQAEQMVRLRDELAGRVDPDRLSLGTVKIMVDGVAENQTAAMLAPYRDGHGHDTANSGISFLDPAVLRQAVQTLDAAGMQVHMHALGDRAVREALDAVEAARDANGPSDGRHHLAHLQIVAEADTARFAELDAIANLQMLWATHETQIDVLTLPFLQDGAVDRQYPFGDLVRDGARLAAGSDWPVSTADPLAAIHIAVTRIAPDLGDGAVPLGGEHQRLDLATALAAYTSGSAYVNHREHDTGHVREGYLANLVVIDPDPFTLASEDLHRAAVASTWIEGEQVYTRIENQSRSHA
- a CDS encoding ABC transporter substrate-binding protein, which encodes MTPTRSRHGRRGILLIAGLTAGALALTGCTPEAESPTSAPEWELTAQTDAPSGDIDSFSWVSYGEPYSLDYAYAFDYADNQVLANVCESLLRLNPDYTLTPGLAESFENPTPTTWVYTIRDGVTFHDGTPLTAADVVASMSRHIDPAVGSSWFSVYQNVASIEQTGDREVTVTTTIPDTQFNQGMGGSAGVIESAATLAEKGADYGNSTGLVNCTGPFELTEWQSGESITLTRYDDYWDDSLKAKSGEVRFVFMGDATARVNALKSGDVDGGWMLPVDGIAQLQETSGEVSFGLSTAASNLIVSNLEGPLGDVRVRQALLMALDRDGILEAAAKGYGEVSNALTTESVWGGASDATRDAAFSDLEEYPYDVEAARKLVEEAGATGEKVVIATAPIGNDFTVISQATVAAAQSIGLEAEIKTVTPNAYTALFSDPSAREGVDLFYTVWYLSSPDPLEMYGVLRTGEFSNYGGWSDPEFDAIANEAVGIQDAEARAQKSSELQHIANEQLPWLPLFTGPTTVYQGERITGVAPSIAYLYFPWAATIGAR